A part of Propioniciclava coleopterorum genomic DNA contains:
- a CDS encoding DUF6807 family protein: protein MSAPLWSEAGDGWELRRGEALLARCSPGSHLSPEHAPRPFLHPVRTLGGRDLTADAPVDHPHHHGLSFAVSSVNGTTFWGGRTYVRGVGSTMLANHGTQRVLAAELDGGVLRQRLAWRDPDGATLLTEERTLTARLTEAGWELGWDSDLTAATDLLVESSATKGRAGAGYGGIFWRFPVLPDAAVVTTADATGEDGVHGSTSPWLRVEDAGAWRVTLTRTGPTFPWFVRAAGYAGAGPALAFAAPLALAAGATVRLGLVADLADAPPTPAP, encoded by the coding sequence GTGAGCGCCCCGCTCTGGAGCGAGGCCGGGGACGGCTGGGAGCTGCGCCGCGGAGAGGCGCTGCTGGCGCGGTGCTCCCCCGGCTCGCACCTGAGCCCCGAGCACGCGCCCCGCCCCTTCCTGCACCCCGTCCGCACGCTCGGGGGCCGCGACCTCACCGCGGACGCCCCCGTCGACCACCCGCACCACCACGGGTTGTCCTTCGCGGTGTCCTCGGTCAACGGGACGACCTTCTGGGGCGGCCGCACCTACGTCCGCGGCGTCGGCTCGACGATGCTGGCCAACCACGGGACGCAGCGCGTCCTGGCGGCCGAGCTCGACGGCGGCGTCCTGCGGCAGCGCCTCGCGTGGCGCGACCCGGACGGCGCCACGCTGCTCACCGAGGAGCGCACCCTGACGGCGCGGCTGACGGAGGCCGGCTGGGAGCTCGGCTGGGACAGCGACCTCACCGCCGCGACGGACCTGCTCGTCGAGAGTTCCGCGACCAAGGGACGCGCCGGCGCCGGCTACGGCGGCATCTTCTGGCGTTTCCCGGTCCTCCCGGACGCCGCGGTCGTCACGACCGCCGACGCCACGGGCGAGGACGGCGTCCACGGCTCGACGTCGCCGTGGCTGCGCGTCGAGGACGCCGGCGCGTGGCGGGTCACGCTGACCCGGACGGGACCGACCTTCCCCTGGTTCGTGCGCGCCGCCGGCTACGCCGGGGCGGGCCCCGCCCTCGCCTTCGCCGCGCCACTGGCCCTCGCCGCCGGCGCCACCGTCCGCCTCGGCCTGGTGGCCGACCTCGCCGACGCACCCCCGACACCCGCCCCCTGA
- a CDS encoding substrate-binding domain-containing protein — protein MAGPRSTNIDDVARLAGVSASTVSRVMNGNPAVKPETIKRVMDAAERLDYVPSNTARSLSLGSTRTVAFLMPDLSNPMFQLVLRGASRAAADAGYRILVSDTVEDVDAEAGLAIELRRRCDALILCSPRMSSRDLRRVLSVTEPVVLINRAEDAGGAPAVTVDYAEGSRALMRRLMRQGHRAFVYLSGPPHSRTNQQRELALRSLAREHDGVTLTTIQAGPTIEDGYAASGAVLASGATAAICYNDVIAIGLLGRLNEVGVTVPEDISVAGYDDIPFARYVTPSLTTVSTPKGDLGRHAWEAVERMLAGDTELGTLTFAPRLVERGSTGPAPRDRITVAPDTAPSVFAWHRDDDDLDVELTAGRDLLARYERRPVMPDVYAPRPYLHPLYTLAGRAITDANNAPHRHQHGVSVVFDSVNGTNYWGGRTYLTGSGRRCCPTTAPRRAGA, from the coding sequence ATGGCCGGCCCACGCAGCACCAACATCGACGACGTAGCGCGCCTGGCGGGCGTGTCGGCGTCGACCGTGTCGCGGGTGATGAACGGCAACCCGGCGGTCAAGCCGGAGACCATCAAGCGGGTCATGGACGCGGCCGAGCGGCTCGACTACGTGCCCAGCAACACCGCCCGCAGCCTGTCCCTGGGCAGCACCCGGACCGTGGCGTTCCTGATGCCCGATCTGTCCAATCCGATGTTCCAGCTCGTGCTGCGCGGGGCGAGCCGCGCCGCCGCGGACGCCGGCTACCGGATCCTGGTCAGCGACACCGTCGAGGACGTGGACGCCGAGGCCGGGCTGGCCATCGAACTGCGCCGCCGCTGCGACGCCCTCATCCTCTGCTCGCCCCGGATGTCGTCGCGCGACCTGCGCCGCGTCCTCAGCGTCACCGAGCCCGTCGTCCTCATCAACCGGGCCGAGGACGCGGGCGGCGCCCCGGCCGTCACGGTCGATTACGCCGAGGGCAGCCGGGCGCTGATGCGGCGGCTGATGCGGCAGGGCCACCGCGCCTTCGTGTACCTGTCGGGTCCCCCGCACAGCCGCACCAATCAGCAGCGCGAACTCGCGCTGCGCTCGCTGGCCCGCGAGCACGACGGCGTCACCCTGACGACCATCCAGGCGGGACCCACGATCGAGGACGGCTACGCCGCCTCCGGGGCGGTGCTCGCCTCGGGGGCCACCGCCGCCATCTGCTACAACGACGTGATCGCCATCGGCCTGCTCGGCCGGCTCAACGAGGTGGGGGTCACCGTCCCGGAGGACATCTCGGTCGCCGGCTACGACGACATCCCGTTCGCCCGGTACGTCACGCCGTCCCTGACCACGGTCTCGACCCCCAAGGGCGACCTGGGGCGGCACGCCTGGGAGGCCGTCGAGCGGATGCTGGCGGGCGACACCGAGCTCGGGACGCTCACCTTCGCTCCCCGGCTGGTGGAGCGGGGCAGCACCGGGCCGGCGCCGCGCGACCGGATCACCGTCGCCCCGGACACCGCCCCGAGCGTCTTCGCCTGGCACCGCGACGACGACGATCTCGACGTGGAGCTGACCGCCGGGCGCGACCTGCTCGCGCGCTACGAGCGCCGACCCGTGATGCCCGACGTCTACGCCCCGCGGCCGTACCTGCATCCGCTCTACACGCTCGCGGGCCGCGCCATCACCGACGCCAACAACGCCCCGCACCGGCACCAGCACGGCGTCTCGGTGGTGTTCGACTCGGTCAACGGCACCAATTACTGGGGCGGCCGCACCTACCTGACCGGCTCGGGCCGACGCTGCTGCCCAACCACGGCACCCAGGCGAGCCGGAGCCTGA
- a CDS encoding serine hydrolase domain-containing protein, which yields MTALRRLRRFAAGRGIALHTVQVHRAGQSVVEAACAPLTLRTPQRMYSVTKTLTGLAIGLLAGEGRLALDQPLCDHFPDLAPFHPFVAATTVRDALAMRGPHPSTTYKRYDGPWLESYFRVPPTHRPGTLFTYDTSGSYTLAALVERTAGVPLVDYLRPRLLDPIGASPGIRVLPGADGFASGGSGLICTPDDLRRLAGLLLAGGRHDGEQVVPADFVAQATSPQADTSLQGWGDELAGGYGLQTWLPRSGGWLMFGLGGQIVHGDPTRDLSIVITADTQACPQGDQQLVDLVLGRLADAWVREHDAGGPASGPEPGDADGDLEWPAPPHAAAHAVPAPGRWLPEAGGTLGDAALLLDVDAEGGTLASEGPEGWTLPFALGRPTTLPAPDLARATGVRGPAVVTAGWSAPGTLDLRVDVTGDELAVLRLRLVVDGAALTVRRQGYCEALAPGWNGSGSYAAA from the coding sequence GTGACCGCCCTGCGGCGCCTGCGCCGGTTCGCCGCCGGGCGCGGCATCGCGCTGCACACCGTCCAGGTGCACCGGGCCGGCCAGTCGGTGGTCGAGGCCGCCTGCGCGCCGCTCACCCTGCGCACGCCCCAGCGGATGTACTCGGTCACCAAGACGCTGACCGGGCTCGCGATCGGCCTGCTGGCCGGGGAGGGACGCCTCGCGCTCGACCAGCCGCTGTGCGACCACTTCCCCGACCTGGCTCCGTTCCACCCGTTCGTCGCGGCCACCACGGTGCGGGACGCGCTGGCGATGCGCGGGCCCCACCCCTCCACGACCTACAAGCGCTACGACGGGCCCTGGCTGGAGTCGTACTTCCGCGTGCCGCCCACGCACCGGCCCGGCACGCTGTTCACCTACGACACGTCGGGGAGCTACACCCTGGCCGCGCTCGTCGAGCGGACGGCCGGCGTGCCGCTGGTGGACTACCTGCGCCCCCGGCTGCTGGACCCGATCGGCGCCTCGCCGGGCATCAGGGTCCTGCCTGGCGCGGACGGCTTCGCCTCCGGCGGTTCGGGCCTGATCTGCACCCCGGACGACCTGCGCCGCCTGGCAGGGCTGCTGCTCGCCGGCGGGCGGCACGACGGTGAGCAGGTGGTGCCGGCCGACTTCGTGGCCCAGGCCACCTCGCCCCAGGCCGACACCTCCCTGCAGGGGTGGGGCGACGAACTCGCCGGCGGCTACGGCCTGCAGACCTGGCTGCCCCGGTCGGGCGGGTGGCTGATGTTCGGCCTGGGCGGCCAGATCGTGCACGGCGACCCCACCCGCGACCTGTCGATCGTCATCACCGCCGACACCCAGGCCTGCCCACAGGGCGACCAGCAACTGGTGGATCTCGTGCTGGGGCGGCTCGCGGACGCCTGGGTCCGCGAGCACGACGCGGGCGGCCCGGCGTCGGGGCCGGAACCGGGCGACGCCGACGGCGATCTCGAATGGCCCGCTCCCCCGCACGCCGCCGCGCACGCAGTGCCCGCCCCGGGGCGCTGGCTGCCCGAGGCCGGCGGCACGCTCGGGGACGCCGCCCTCCTGCTCGACGTGGACGCCGAGGGCGGCACGCTGGCGTCCGAGGGCCCGGAAGGCTGGACGCTGCCGTTCGCGCTGGGCCGCCCCACCACCCTGCCCGCGCCGGACCTGGCCCGCGCCACGGGCGTGCGCGGCCCCGCCGTGGTGACCGCGGGCTGGTCCGCGCCGGGCACCCTCGACCTGCGCGTCGACGTGACGGGCGACGAACTCGCGGTGCTGCGGCTGCGCCTGGTCGTCGACGGCGCGGCGCTCACGGTGCGGCGGCAGGGCTACTGCGAGGCGCTGGCCCCCGGCTGGAACGGCTCCGGCAGCTACGCCGCGGCCTGA
- a CDS encoding glycoside hydrolase family 28 protein → MTSTDTVDGRTAVLETADLQAAIDAAGSAGGGRVVVPAGVHRTGSLRLRSHVELHLEAGAVLQFVADPALYPPVQARWEGAPTLIHQPCLYASGEVNVSLTGFGTIDGGGEPWWRAMRDDAAPLEHPRPTLIGLHGCERVTIRDVTLRNSPAWTVHPLLCTGVTIDNIVIVNPADSPNTDGIDPESCRNVHISNCHIDVGDDCIAIKAGTEASPERVPCENITITNCTMVHGHGGVVIGSEMSGGVRDVVISNCVFEGTDRGIRIKSRRGRGGVVEDIRVTNIVMRGVMCPLVVNPFYFCGPEGKQPKVADRNQHPVDAGTPAFRRIHISHVTARDVHAAAGFLYGLPEAPLDELTVHDVMVSFAEDPVPFVPAMATGVPRMTRAGLLVGFLTDATLSGVRIVGAAGDAVTAEASPGLDTSQVAS, encoded by the coding sequence GTGACCAGCACCGACACCGTGGACGGCCGCACCGCCGTCCTGGAGACCGCCGACCTGCAGGCGGCGATCGACGCCGCCGGTTCGGCCGGCGGCGGCAGGGTGGTCGTGCCCGCCGGCGTCCATCGCACCGGTTCGCTGCGGCTGCGGTCCCACGTGGAGCTCCACCTCGAGGCGGGGGCGGTGCTGCAGTTCGTGGCCGACCCCGCCCTCTACCCGCCGGTCCAGGCCCGCTGGGAGGGGGCGCCCACGCTCATCCACCAGCCGTGCCTGTACGCGTCCGGCGAGGTGAACGTCTCGCTCACCGGCTTCGGCACGATCGACGGCGGCGGCGAGCCGTGGTGGCGCGCGATGCGCGACGACGCCGCCCCGCTGGAGCATCCGCGCCCCACGCTGATCGGCCTGCACGGCTGCGAGCGGGTCACGATCCGCGACGTCACGCTGCGCAACTCGCCGGCCTGGACCGTGCACCCGCTGCTGTGCACCGGCGTCACGATCGACAACATCGTCATCGTCAACCCCGCGGACTCGCCCAACACCGACGGCATCGACCCCGAGTCGTGCCGCAACGTCCACATCAGCAACTGCCACATCGACGTCGGCGACGACTGCATCGCGATCAAGGCCGGCACCGAGGCCTCGCCCGAGCGGGTGCCGTGCGAGAACATCACCATCACCAACTGCACGATGGTGCACGGCCACGGCGGCGTCGTGATCGGCTCGGAGATGAGCGGCGGCGTCCGGGACGTCGTCATCAGCAACTGCGTCTTCGAGGGCACCGACCGCGGCATCCGGATCAAGTCCCGGCGCGGCCGCGGCGGCGTCGTCGAGGACATCCGGGTCACCAACATCGTGATGCGCGGCGTGATGTGCCCGCTCGTGGTCAACCCCTTCTACTTCTGCGGCCCCGAGGGCAAGCAACCGAAGGTGGCCGACCGGAACCAGCACCCCGTGGACGCGGGCACCCCGGCCTTCCGCCGCATCCACATCTCCCACGTCACGGCGCGCGACGTGCACGCCGCCGCCGGCTTCCTCTACGGGCTGCCGGAGGCGCCCCTGGACGAGCTGACCGTCCACGACGTGATGGTCTCCTTCGCCGAGGACCCCGTCCCGTTCGTCCCGGCGATGGCGACCGGGGTGCCGCGCATGACGCGGGCCGGGCTGCTCGTCGGCTTCCTGACCGACGCGACCCTGTCCGGCGTCCGGATCGTCGGCGCGGCCGGCGACGCGGTCACCGCCGAGGCCAGCCCCGGGCTGGACACCAGCCAGGTGGCGTCGTGA
- a CDS encoding pectinesterase family protein, whose product MPRELRVGDDAGLLPSLSLALADPHAEVIVLEPGTYVEQVVVAPRARPLLITSATDDPRDVILSFDLRQGDRGASGMPVVQDCATITLDADDVTLRAVTVRNTFDKTAGADVPDSQALALRTRGTRIRVERCRLLGRQDTVLLDSPSPAQVRHVRLTDCLIEGDVDFVYGAATALIEGARSAAWAPAASPHPARPPSTRAGSASPG is encoded by the coding sequence ATGCCCCGCGAACTCCGCGTCGGCGACGACGCCGGCCTGCTGCCCAGCCTGTCGCTCGCGCTGGCCGACCCGCACGCCGAGGTCATCGTCCTCGAGCCCGGCACCTACGTCGAGCAGGTGGTGGTCGCGCCGCGCGCCCGGCCGCTCCTCATCACTTCGGCCACCGACGACCCGCGCGACGTGATCCTGTCCTTCGACCTGCGCCAGGGCGACCGCGGCGCCTCCGGCATGCCGGTGGTCCAGGACTGCGCGACCATCACCCTGGACGCCGACGACGTCACCCTGCGCGCCGTCACGGTCCGCAACACGTTCGACAAGACGGCCGGCGCGGACGTCCCCGACTCCCAGGCGCTGGCGCTGCGCACCCGGGGCACCCGGATCCGGGTCGAGCGCTGCCGCCTCCTGGGGCGCCAGGACACCGTGCTGCTCGACTCCCCCTCGCCGGCGCAGGTCCGCCACGTCCGGTTGACCGACTGCCTCATCGAGGGCGACGTCGACTTCGTCTACGGCGCCGCGACCGCCCTCATCGAGGGGGCGAGATCCGCAGCGTGGGCTCCGGCTGCGTCGCCGCACCCAGCACGGCCGCCGAGCACCCGGGCGGGTTCTGCTTCGCCGGGGTGA
- a CDS encoding carbohydrate ABC transporter permease, with the protein MTQTTVKPAARRARGGRRTSPGARVFQVVNVILLSGFALVCLLPFVHVLGSSLATPGELATTDFLLIPQTFTLDAYRYILSTSTIFRAMGVSVFVTVVGTFLSLLVTSFMAYALSKKFLPGRRVLNFLVVFTMLFSGGMIPSFIVVNAVGLMNSLWALIIPVLINAFNLIIMRSFFQGIPDSLEEAARIDGCSDFGVFWRIVLPLSAASIATIGLFYAVYYWNTYQSAILYINDSTKWPIQVLLRQIVIVASGMNADAGAVDVVPPAQSVKMAVIFVATLPMLIVYPFVQRYFVKGAMIGSVKG; encoded by the coding sequence ATGACCCAGACCACCGTGAAGCCCGCGGCCCGGCGCGCGCGGGGCGGCCGGAGGACTTCACCCGGCGCCCGCGTCTTCCAGGTCGTCAACGTCATCCTGCTGTCGGGGTTCGCCCTGGTCTGCCTGCTGCCGTTCGTGCACGTGCTGGGCAGTTCGCTCGCCACGCCGGGAGAACTCGCCACCACGGACTTCCTGCTCATCCCGCAGACGTTCACCCTGGACGCCTACCGCTACATCCTGTCGACCTCGACGATCTTCCGCGCCATGGGGGTGTCGGTGTTCGTGACGGTGGTGGGCACCTTCCTCAGCCTGCTGGTGACGTCGTTCATGGCGTACGCGCTCAGCAAGAAGTTCCTGCCCGGCCGGCGCGTGCTCAACTTCCTGGTGGTCTTCACCATGCTGTTCAGCGGCGGCATGATCCCGTCGTTCATCGTGGTCAACGCCGTGGGCCTCATGAACTCGCTGTGGGCGCTGATCATCCCGGTGCTCATCAACGCGTTCAACCTCATCATCATGCGCAGCTTCTTCCAGGGCATCCCCGACAGCCTGGAGGAGGCGGCCCGCATCGACGGCTGCTCCGACTTCGGGGTGTTCTGGCGGATCGTCCTGCCGCTGTCGGCCGCCTCGATCGCGACGATCGGCCTGTTCTACGCCGTCTACTACTGGAACACCTACCAGTCGGCGATCCTCTACATCAACGACTCGACCAAGTGGCCGATCCAGGTGCTGCTGCGCCAGATCGTCATCGTGGCGTCCGGCATGAACGCCGACGCCGGCGCGGTCGACGTCGTGCCCCCGGCACAGTCGGTGAAGATGGCCGTCATCTTCGTCGCGACCCTGCCGATGCTCATCGTCTACCCCTTCGTGCAGCGCTACTTCGTGAAGGGAGCGATGATCGGCTCCGTCAAGGGCTGA
- a CDS encoding rhamnogalacturonan acetylesterase → MGSGCVAAPSTAAEHPGGFCFAGVTLTAADGVAPGSVRLARPWHPGGRPESVGSAQFVGCTIGPHVAADRWADMGGHSWSDGGRFGESGSVLAPGAVPAAPAHRRPATAEAATHLAGWDGPPAASGRVHVLSDSTASDYPPERAPRTGWGQVFGEVTGREVRNHAVSGMSTTSLIASGTLGRALATVTPGDLVLIAFGHNDAKDDERHADPYRAYPAHLRRVVGGVRARGGLPVLLTPVERRTFVDGRARSTHGPYPQAVRRVAAEEGVPLVDLTVASRALWQEQGEDGSRASFLWLEPGRWPGHPAGERDDTHLSREGALVVARLVAAGLRAAGVTP, encoded by the coding sequence GTGGGCTCCGGCTGCGTCGCCGCACCCAGCACGGCCGCCGAGCACCCGGGCGGGTTCTGCTTCGCCGGGGTGACCCTCACCGCGGCCGACGGGGTCGCGCCGGGCAGCGTCCGGTTGGCGCGCCCGTGGCATCCGGGCGGCCGTCCCGAGTCGGTCGGGTCCGCCCAGTTCGTCGGCTGCACGATCGGCCCGCACGTCGCCGCCGACCGCTGGGCCGACATGGGCGGCCACTCCTGGTCCGACGGCGGCCGGTTCGGCGAGTCCGGTTCGGTGCTGGCCCCCGGTGCGGTCCCGGCGGCACCGGCCCACCGTCGCCCCGCGACCGCCGAGGCGGCGACCCACCTGGCCGGGTGGGACGGGCCGCCCGCGGCGTCCGGGCGGGTGCACGTGCTTTCGGACTCCACCGCCAGCGACTACCCGCCGGAGCGGGCCCCGCGCACGGGCTGGGGGCAGGTCTTCGGCGAGGTGACCGGGCGCGAGGTGCGCAACCATGCCGTCTCGGGCATGAGCACCACCAGCCTGATCGCGTCCGGGACGCTGGGGCGCGCGCTCGCCACGGTGACACCCGGCGACCTCGTGCTGATCGCGTTCGGTCACAACGACGCCAAGGACGACGAGCGGCACGCCGATCCGTACCGCGCCTACCCGGCGCACCTGCGCCGCGTCGTCGGCGGCGTCCGTGCCCGGGGCGGCCTCCCGGTGTTGCTCACCCCGGTCGAGCGGCGCACGTTCGTCGACGGCCGCGCGCGGTCCACGCACGGCCCCTACCCGCAGGCGGTCCGCCGGGTCGCCGCGGAGGAGGGCGTCCCGCTGGTCGACCTCACCGTCGCCAGCCGGGCGCTGTGGCAGGAGCAGGGTGAGGACGGCTCGCGGGCCTCGTTCCTGTGGCTCGAGCCCGGACGCTGGCCGGGACACCCCGCCGGGGAGCGGGACGACACGCACCTGTCCCGCGAGGGCGCGCTGGTGGTCGCGCGCCTGGTCGCCGCGGGGCTGAGGGCCGCGGGGGTGACCCCGTGA
- a CDS encoding DUF6807 family protein, translating into MGRPHLPDRLGPTLLPNHGTQASRSLSASGGDLEERLQWRATDGTPQIEEDRAVTARLRADGDGWELTWSSTLTPASGPLVLASPSDQGREDAHYGGLFWRLPGPDGVTVLTADGEGGATAHGSASPWLALVHPTAPWSVVLRATGPAVRWHVRCSNYLAVCPSLVWDAPVRLAPGDRLAFGLRATILDRAVDAAEAAALGADA; encoded by the coding sequence CTGGGGCGGCCGCACCTACCTGACCGGCTCGGGCCGACGCTGCTGCCCAACCACGGCACCCAGGCGAGCCGGAGCCTGAGCGCGTCCGGCGGCGACCTGGAGGAGCGGCTGCAGTGGCGCGCCACCGACGGGACGCCGCAGATCGAGGAGGACCGGGCGGTGACGGCCCGGCTGCGCGCCGACGGCGACGGCTGGGAGCTGACCTGGTCCAGCACGCTGACGCCCGCGTCCGGCCCGCTGGTCCTCGCCAGCCCGAGCGACCAGGGCCGCGAGGACGCCCACTACGGCGGCCTGTTCTGGCGCCTCCCCGGCCCGGACGGCGTGACGGTGCTCACCGCGGACGGTGAGGGCGGCGCGACCGCGCACGGCAGCGCCTCACCCTGGCTGGCGCTGGTGCACCCCACCGCGCCGTGGTCGGTGGTGCTGCGGGCCACGGGGCCGGCGGTGCGCTGGCACGTGCGTTGCTCCAACTACCTGGCGGTCTGTCCGTCGCTGGTGTGGGACGCCCCGGTCCGCCTGGCCCCCGGCGACCGGCTCGCCTTCGGCCTGCGCGCCACGATCCTCGACCGCGCCGTGGACGCCGCCGAGGCCGCCGCCCTGGGGGCCGACGCGTGA